A region of the Silene latifolia isolate original U9 population chromosome 9, ASM4854445v1, whole genome shotgun sequence genome:
TTAGGCCGACTGGTACATTGCATCGGGTGTGTGTTGAGACTAGCTTGCCGCGGTCTCCTGAGATGGTTTTGGTAAGGGGGATATTTCCCCTGTGTTATCTACCTTTTTACTCGATTTTCTTGGCTACGAAGTTCTGGTCAACGGGGGTTGTGTTCCAAAGTGTAGGAGTTTGATCTCCTTTGGAGACAGATTTTTGTGGTCTGTTTTCCGCCTTTTCTTTCTACGTCCTTGGGACGTAAGTGCACTTTGTTCTCTTTCGTTGGGTCAAGGGGCTCGTTGGTTTCCAGCTAAGGTGTAtcacagccaaggagatgaatctccaagACGCTCTCTTgggtcttgttgcaggtatttctctGAGGCTGTTTCGTTTAGGACGAGTAAAAATGAGTTTGTGGAGGCTCGTTGGTTCTGTGAGGAAGATTTTCACAGCCAAGGAAATGAATCTCCGAGACCCTTTCTTgggtcttgttgcaggtatttctccgaaACTCCATCAATCACGACAAGCAAGTATTGGTGTTCTCCTTTGGCCAGCGCTGCTCATCCTTTAGAGAAGGTGGTAGATATTAACTTGGAAGGGCGTGTTCAGACTTTCGTCGTTCGCCTTCAACACGATGTTGTTAATCGATGCAACTGTTACCTTGTTCTAGTTTATGTTAGTGGTAGTACTCTAGTGTTTTATGTTGTAGTTTTTAGGTATGGTTTAGTGAACCGTACCACTATGATGTAAAACTCTTTCTTCgcagctgtcaaaaaaaaaaaaaaaatatagctCCATAGTCCATACCGAAAAATAATTAGGATTTGGGGAGTAAACAATAACCCACGAATGTAAAATCGAAAAAGAGCACTCATTTGGGTATTTTACCCTTCCCACTTGCACGTTTCTTAAATGTTGTATCGTATGGAAATGTGAATTCAAATGATTAGAGGGAGTACGTGTTAAATATCGCAGCATTATACCAGACATATACCTTGCGGCTTTAACTCCATTTCGTTGTTCTCCGTATGTGAGCtgttttccctttgcctttgtgtATTTCAGCTAGGAGGACCTTTGTCGCTTCCTTGGGGACTCTATGTGCTGATTTGTCAGGTAATCCATGCAATGATCAACTATCTTCGAACTTATATTTCAATCAGCTAATTGACAGTAATATATTAACAGAGAACCCCAGAAAAGCCGTGTTTAAACGATGTGACAGAGGTCGGAACTTGGAGGAAGGCGGCTGTAGGGGTAGCTATCTTCCTAGTGGTGATGACATTGCTTCCTGTCTGGGATGAACTAGCAGAAGAGCTGGGTATCGGCCTCGTTACCACTTTTTGAATATTTTTTTTGACAGTGCATTGTATATGATGGAAATCATTTTTTCAGCATCCGATGATATACACAATTTTAGGTAGAAAAATTTTGTGCATCGATTCAAAGACGAGCCATTTGTAATGAGAGCGCTTAAATTTCATATCCATAAACATCATTGCTTCAGTAATTGCATGTCAAAAGGGCGTGTACGTGTAGTATGTAAGTTGATTTTTTATACAGATTGTAAAAGAAAATTGTaatatttcaaattcaaaatatgGGTATAGTAATTAATTGAATTTAACACGGAAAATTTCCGATGTTCTCTAATTGGGCAAAAAGCTGGACGCTCTGATTTACATCTAGGGTTGGATGAAATCCGTTTTCTATATCTTTTATTCGTCGGCAATCAAATTGTGTTGCCCACGAGTTAGCTCACTTTGTTTTTTGGTAGTTTAGAATCCGGTAGACTAGTGTGGAATGCATCGGTACCCCCGTTTCAAAAAAGAAAGGGTTTTTCCCATTTGTGCCCTCGTACTATTCACTTTTCCCATCTGTGCCCCTTCGTATGAGAACTTATTAactgtgcccttaaacttaatTAGTTGGCCCATCAGTAGCTAATCTTATATAAACCGTCTATTTTAGACGTTAAGTGCCATGTTGGCACGCTTAGTTggcttttcttttttgtttttttccccAAAAactttccctccattttttttcattctttcccTCCAAAGCTTCCCTCCATAACTGCTTCCCTCCATAACTTCACCTATATAATTCACTCCTCCCTCTATCTTATTTCATTATCAATCCTCCAATTTTTTCACACTCCTCTTATCTTCCTCTTATCTTAACAATGTCTTCTTCATCCAATTGGAGAAGGAATAACCCAATTGAAGATCTTGATTTTCGAAATCAAAAATGCGATTTATGTGGAAGGAATGCGGTTTTAAAGATATCGGGCTCAACATTGAATCCCCGGAAAGCTTATTTCAAATGTCTTGATTGTGACAAATTTGTTATGTGGCTAAGTGATGAACATGCATGTCATTAAGAAAAAAActttgttgttgaagatgaagaatgATTATGAAGATGAAGAGTGCATGAAGATAAAGAATGAAGATGTAATTAAATTTGAGCTTAATGGGTTGAAGTTGAAGTTTGAATAACTTGTTACTTTCATGAAATTTATGTTCATGTTTAATGCTTTAACTTTCATGAACTTGTTACCCATCATATTGCAGCAACAAACACATCTAGGGTTTCGAAAGACCTTCAGAGATGATTACATACCTGACAAATGAGCAGAAGGAGAGCACCGTCGAAGGGATGAAGAAGCGAGTGAAGAGAGTAGCGTTGTGGAGGTTGTGATGGGACAGTTGATGAAGATGAACAGGGGAAGTGAAGGGTTTGTTGAGGTTTTTGAATGGGAAGTGTGTGAATGACGATATGAGGAATGGTATTTTAGAGGGAGTATATGTTGGCTGCATAGTTGGCATAAGTTGCCAAGTCATATGCCAACTCACTGCCCAGTAAGACGCTTAGTTGGCAAAATGTGTGCCAACATGGCACTTAACGTCTAAAATAGACGGATTATATAAGATTAGCTATTGATGGGCCAACTAATTAAGTTTAAGGGCACAATTAATAAGTTCTCATACGAAGGGGTACAGATGGGAAAAGTGAATAGTACGAGGGCATAAATGGGAAAAACCCAAAAAGAAAACATTCTAGAGACGATTTGACAAATACATTATTCATATTCAATTTAAATAACCTATTTATCTTTTGGAATACGAAAGTGTAGGTACTCCCTTCGTCCCGGTCATTTCtttacctttgattttggcagaaagaccaaggaaagaggggTGAGTCAGTTATTGAATGATAAGTAGACCAAATTAAGTATGAAGAATCAAGTCATTCATTAAagacattcctaaaatagaaaggtaaacaattggGTGAGACACTtcaaaataaaataggtaaaaaATTAACCGGAATGGTATATTTTTACACTCGCTTTCGGATAGAAGTTTAGAAGTGATCAATTAATGCTCACAAACGAAGTGATCAAATAGAAGACAATTAGCAGATTGTAGACTCCTTTGAGACCTTGACTCAAACGAACGATCCACCATCAAATTACGTTCATAGAAAAATAGCCAACGCCAATATACGGCCAATACATTCGCCACGCTCCCAAGTCCCACCCAATTTCTTTTTTGCTGTCAATTTCCTTTTCCACCCATCTCTCTTCAGTCTTCTCCTTTTCCTTCTCACTTTCCAACTCTACCCTCCTCCTCCCTACATAACAAACTCGATCCAATTTTAATACGTTGTCAACAAGATTTTATAAAATAAGTTTAATTATATAGATATTTGTTATTACCCGATCCAATTCAAATTTCACCCACTACAAATTACGTACATCGTTGCTGTTGCTGaatataaaatttcaaaaataactcAATACATAATTCAATTTAATTGACCAAAGTTATTAACTATAACCGGCGACAATCCTAAATAACCTGAATTCTAACACGACACAAATACAATAAATTGCACAAACTCAATGCAAATATAACAAAATCGAAATAATCCCGAATCATATTCAACCGAACAACCCGTTACAAGATCCACGTTCTGAAACAAAATTCAAATAATCTCGAATCATAATCTACCGAAAAACCCGTCTACCAGATCCACACTATATAACCCTTCCCCATACCCCATTCCGTCATTTACTCATTCCGAAGTTTCATCCCTCCACACGCCCCAATAATTTCCCTCTCCACCAAACCAACAAAAATGGCGACGCTCCTCCGCCGAACCACAACCCGAACCTTCACAACCCCAGCTCGCCACCTCCTAACCCGACTCCACGCCACCGCAACCGCCACCGCCGCATCAACCACCACCGAACCAAACCAAAAAACCTTCTCAATCTACCGATGGAATCCAGATTCCCCAACCAAACCAACTCTCCAAACCTTCACAATCGATCTCAAACAATGCGGACCTATGGTCCTCGACGCCCTAATCAAGATCAAAAACGAGATCGATCCAACCCTAACCTTCCGCCGATCCTGTCGCGAAGGTATCTGCGGTTCGTGCGCGATGAATATCGACGGCTGTAACGGACTCGCGTGTCTTACTAAAATACCCGAACCTAAAGCGACCGAACCGACGATGATTTCACCATTGCCGCATATGTTTGTGGTTAAGGATTTGGTGGTGGATATGACTAATTTTTATAATCAGTATAAGAGTATTGAACCGTGGTTGAAGAGGAAAACTCCGGCGCCGGAGAAAGGGAAAGAGTATCCACAAAGTAAAGAAGATAGGAAGAAACTTGATGGGATGTATGAGTGTATTTTGTGTGCTTGTTGTAGTACTTCTTGTCCTAGTTATTGGTGGAATCCTGAGTCTTACCTTGGTCCTGCTGCTTTGCTTCACGCTCATCGGTTCGtgtttttatcgctttatttcgATTTTTTGAGGTTGTTTTGTTATGGGTTgcatttgattgattgattgttggATCGTAGGATGCAATTGGGTAATTATGTTGATGTGTTTTGAAATTGTTTGATTGCTTTCGCCTTTTTTTCTATTGATTTTAGCTGATTAGGTTGATGTGTGTTGAAAttggttgattgattgattgatggattGGTATGATATCGCGGTTTAGAGATCATTTGGGGTGGTTTATTGATGCGAGATAGATAGGGATTTAGTTTTTAAAGAACCAGGTTAAgaggccttgtttggatagaaaAAAAAGGAGGGAAAAGAAGGGGAAGGaggaggagggaagagaaaggaagggaaggggaggggaggggagggagaatggaggagatgattttccctccaaatcttgcctaggttggtggggaaataatttgccttgtaggagggaaatggagggatccattttccctccccctccaaatccctataccttcattttgctaaccaaacaatggacccttccaattccctcccctcactttccctccaaatctctcaatccaaacacaccctaagggtTTGTGTGGGTGGAAAATTCTGAGGGAACGAAATTCTTGGTTTGGTTAGCAATTGTGATAGGAGGGTGTTAGAGGGATCCATTTTAGCCGAGATTAAAATCCTTCTTAGGGGGTTTCTTGAAAGGAGAGGAAAGGAACTCGGATGCAATCTCGGTTTTGAAATCGTTTGgggatttatttaatttttaaacgGGATGGGTTATTTATTTGTAGGGGGAAAGAATTACGAAAGGAAATAGGTCGTAGTTGCCTAATTATTTTGATGTGTATTTAAAT
Encoded here:
- the LOC141599089 gene encoding succinate dehydrogenase [ubiquinone] iron-sulfur subunit 1, mitochondrial-like, whose protein sequence is MATLLRRTTTRTFTTPARHLLTRLHATATATAASTTTEPNQKTFSIYRWNPDSPTKPTLQTFTIDLKQCGPMVLDALIKIKNEIDPTLTFRRSCREGICGSCAMNIDGCNGLACLTKIPEPKATEPTMISPLPHMFVVKDLVVDMTNFYNQYKSIEPWLKRKTPAPEKGKEYPQSKEDRKKLDGMYECILCACCSTSCPSYWWNPESYLGPAALLHAHRWIADSRDEYTKERLEAINDEFKLYRCHTIMNCARACPKGLNPAKQIQKIKQLQLVQ